From Candidatus Pedobacter colombiensis, one genomic window encodes:
- a CDS encoding SusC/RagA family TonB-linked outer membrane protein — MNKIFTRISTILLTLLFMWSGSYAQTITAVRGKVTDSKDKQSIIGASVVEIDKDRRTVNGVVTDIDGNFVLRISNPNNKIMVSFIGYVTQKEISINGRAVINVQLVPSTNSLDDVTVVARRKTNNGTGMNVDDRDRTTAIVSIDAKVLEEMQAGSIDQALQGRLSGVDIAATSGDPGAGMSIRIRGTSSLNGATEPLIVVDGMPYETAVPEGFNFATADDQGYAQLLNIAPSDIKDISVLKDAAATALWGSRGSNGVLIINTKRGSIGKPQISYTFKGSLSQQPSAIPMLTGDQYSMLIPEEFMNRNGVPLNTQTVKEFQYDPQDLYWYKNYSNNTDWISAISRTGNLQDHNVSISGGGEKARYFASLGYFGQQGTTIGTDLSRITTRINLDYNVSNRLRFRTDFAYTHVSNNQLYSNVRDVAYSKMPNMSIMEYNDYGLLTPNYFSPASNIQGYFYFDDKNAIKGTYNPVAMAMAATNRSLGDRIIPHFNLQFDIVKDLLMATTDVVFDINTQKTSTFLPQIATGRPFTEITVNRATDLDYDVFNVGTKTNLLFTPHLNDKHKFQALMSFQTADNRYVNQNVMNANTASSLFQDPSIPGRTQNDQIKLGSVQTQYRTVAGLVNANYGFLDRYFISGSLRVDGNSRFGENNRFGLFPSISGRYRFSGEHFMERFKFIDDLSFRLSYAQSGNAPKKDYTFYNTYGNFDWSYMGLSGVYTQNMELTNLKWETVHGLNYGLSFALFNSRVVGDVDIYRNRTKDLFLPGLRLATYTGFDAVDMNIGTMDNQGWEFNINTQVVKSKKWRVDFSFNIAQNQNMIREISPLYPTENKAKINENGKFKQFLQINNPFGSFYGFKFQGVYKDKEETVAKDKNGAPILDPNGNKVYMRFNYPGTDYIFQPGDAKYEDINHDGTIDYKDIVYLGNSNPKFTGGFGPSITFNGNIKLSAFFSYRTGYQLINGTKMNTTNMSGYGNQSTAVLRRWRNEGDVTDVPRALYGSGYNWLGSSRYVEDGSYLKWRTITLRYDFDKKILKRFKLNALSIYGTGENLITFTKYLGQDPEVGTKITDAFSIAIDNSMTPPPKVFTIGISTRF; from the coding sequence ATGAATAAAATATTTACGCGTATTTCTACTATACTGTTGACTCTGCTATTCATGTGGAGTGGAAGTTATGCTCAAACCATAACCGCAGTACGGGGGAAAGTAACTGATTCGAAAGATAAGCAGAGTATTATTGGCGCCAGTGTGGTAGAGATTGATAAAGATCGGCGGACTGTAAATGGCGTTGTTACAGATATAGATGGAAATTTTGTTTTGCGTATTTCCAATCCAAATAATAAGATCATGGTATCCTTTATTGGATATGTAACGCAGAAAGAAATTAGTATCAATGGACGGGCAGTCATTAATGTTCAATTGGTTCCAAGTACCAATAGTTTGGACGATGTAACTGTGGTTGCCAGACGTAAAACTAACAATGGAACGGGAATGAATGTAGACGATAGGGATCGTACCACAGCCATTGTCAGCATAGATGCGAAAGTACTGGAAGAGATGCAAGCCGGGTCTATAGATCAGGCATTGCAAGGCCGTTTGTCAGGCGTGGATATTGCAGCTACTTCCGGAGATCCGGGTGCTGGGATGTCAATCCGAATTCGCGGTACTTCTTCCCTTAATGGGGCAACAGAGCCATTAATCGTTGTTGATGGAATGCCTTATGAAACTGCTGTTCCTGAAGGTTTCAATTTTGCGACGGCAGATGATCAGGGTTATGCTCAACTTTTAAATATTGCTCCTTCGGATATTAAGGATATTAGCGTATTGAAGGATGCGGCAGCCACTGCGCTTTGGGGCTCGAGAGGGTCGAATGGTGTATTAATTATCAATACGAAACGTGGTTCAATAGGTAAGCCGCAAATCAGTTATACTTTTAAAGGCTCCTTATCTCAACAGCCGAGTGCCATCCCAATGCTAACGGGCGATCAGTATTCCATGTTGATACCAGAAGAGTTTATGAACAGGAATGGGGTTCCACTAAATACACAAACGGTTAAAGAATTTCAATATGATCCTCAAGATTTATACTGGTACAAAAATTATAGCAACAATACCGACTGGATCTCGGCCATATCCCGTACAGGAAATCTTCAAGACCATAACGTTTCTATTTCTGGTGGTGGTGAAAAAGCAAGATACTTTGCTTCATTGGGTTACTTTGGTCAGCAAGGAACAACGATAGGTACAGATTTAAGCCGTATCACTACACGTATCAACTTAGATTATAATGTATCTAATCGTTTACGCTTTCGTACAGATTTTGCTTATACGCATGTTTCCAATAATCAATTGTATAGCAATGTGCGTGATGTAGCCTATAGTAAGATGCCAAACATGAGCATCATGGAGTACAATGATTATGGACTGTTAACACCCAATTATTTTTCCCCGGCATCTAACATTCAAGGCTATTTCTATTTTGATGATAAGAATGCCATCAAAGGAACTTATAATCCAGTCGCTATGGCTATGGCTGCTACCAATAGGTCTCTTGGGGATCGGATTATTCCACATTTTAATCTGCAATTTGACATCGTTAAAGATTTGTTGATGGCTACAACCGATGTTGTTTTTGATATCAATACGCAAAAAACAAGTACATTTTTGCCTCAAATTGCTACAGGAAGACCATTTACAGAAATTACAGTTAACAGAGCGACAGATCTGGATTACGACGTTTTTAATGTGGGTACAAAAACTAATTTACTTTTTACCCCGCATCTGAACGATAAACATAAGTTTCAAGCGCTGATGAGTTTTCAGACTGCCGACAACCGTTATGTAAATCAGAATGTGATGAATGCCAATACTGCATCTTCTTTATTTCAGGATCCATCTATTCCGGGAAGAACTCAAAATGATCAGATTAAGTTGGGTTCAGTTCAAACACAATACCGTACTGTTGCTGGTCTCGTAAATGCCAATTATGGATTTTTGGATCGTTATTTTATTAGTGGATCTCTTCGGGTGGACGGAAATTCCCGTTTTGGAGAAAATAATAGGTTTGGCTTGTTCCCGTCCATATCTGGAAGGTACCGCTTCTCAGGAGAACATTTCATGGAGCGGTTCAAGTTTATTGATGATTTAAGTTTTCGTTTGAGTTATGCACAATCTGGAAATGCCCCAAAAAAGGACTATACTTTTTATAACACCTATGGGAATTTCGATTGGAGTTATATGGGACTGTCCGGTGTTTATACACAAAATATGGAGTTGACCAATTTAAAATGGGAAACGGTACATGGTCTAAATTACGGGTTAAGTTTTGCTTTATTTAACAGTCGTGTAGTTGGTGATGTCGATATTTATCGCAACAGAACTAAAGACTTATTTCTTCCAGGGCTTAGGCTCGCGACTTACACAGGTTTTGATGCTGTCGATATGAATATTGGTACTATGGACAACCAGGGATGGGAGTTTAACATCAATACACAAGTTGTGAAATCAAAAAAATGGCGGGTTGACTTCAGTTTCAATATTGCACAGAATCAAAATATGATAAGGGAAATCTCTCCACTTTATCCAACAGAAAATAAGGCTAAAATTAATGAAAACGGAAAGTTTAAACAATTCCTGCAGATTAATAATCCTTTCGGATCATTTTATGGGTTCAAATTTCAAGGTGTGTACAAAGATAAGGAAGAAACTGTGGCCAAAGATAAAAACGGAGCACCTATCCTAGATCCTAATGGCAACAAAGTATATATGCGCTTTAACTATCCGGGTACAGATTATATCTTTCAACCAGGTGATGCCAAGTATGAAGATATTAATCATGATGGTACGATTGATTATAAGGATATTGTTTATTTAGGCAACAGCAATCCGAAATTTACAGGTGGATTTGGTCCATCTATTACTTTTAACGGTAATATTAAGCTATCAGCTTTTTTTAGCTATAGAACAGGTTATCAGTTGATCAATGGGACTAAAATGAATACAACAAATATGTCCGGTTATGGCAATCAAAGTACTGCAGTATTAAGAAGATGGAGGAACGAGGGAGACGTAACTGATGTGCCACGCGCGCTATATGGCAGTGGTTACAACTGGTTAGGTTCAAGTCGTTACGTAGAGGACGGATCCTACCTGAAATGGAGGACGATTACTTTAAGGTATGATTTTGATAAGAAAATACTTAAACGATTTAAATTGAATGCACTGAGTATTTACGGAACAGGGGAAAATTTGATCACGTTCACTAAATACCTGGGACAGGATCCAGAGGTAGGGACTAAAATTACAGATGCATTCTCTATTGCAATCGATAATTCGATGACCCCACCACCGAAAGTATTTACTATAGGAATATCTACCCGGTTTTAA
- a CDS encoding RagB/SusD family nutrient uptake outer membrane protein, which produces MKRNIYRVSLLILLFSISSCKKWLTLKPQDGIIRNEFWKTKEDVQAAVIGCYSSLLGAPIGIKDRALVDYLFIWGELRADMVSPGLGITIDEQNIMNVNILSSNSLTSWKSLYRTINYCNTVIDFAPDVKKVDNTFTQVSLDAYLAEALALRSLMYFYVVRTWGDAPLKLKSTSTDQEIQNLGTTDKATILNQIIADLLKAESLAVTTYGNKQYDTGRITKYTIETMLADVYLWMEKYNECIEMCNKVIDSKKFSLVSGAQMYHNVFYQGNSTEGIFEFQFDAQKLNPFYAMFLPTNRRLNAAPNVMETIYTQDFVNDLNVDRRGLDAAVRPKDNMIYKYMGVDYNTTRTSDISYAHWFAYRYPDVLLMKAEACSQVGRGQEALDLVKVVRDRAGALVATERKPDITDKDGIADYILEERAREFSFEGKRWYDILRNAKRGNYRRIDVILNMVAAAVPSDLQQSAIVKYQDKNSHYLPIFDDEINTDKTLKQNPFYK; this is translated from the coding sequence ATGAAAAGAAATATTTATAGAGTTTCACTACTCATCCTATTGTTTTCGATTTCTTCCTGTAAGAAATGGTTAACACTCAAACCTCAAGATGGAATTATTCGTAACGAGTTTTGGAAAACGAAAGAGGATGTACAAGCGGCGGTGATTGGGTGTTATTCATCTCTTTTGGGTGCACCCATAGGTATAAAAGATCGTGCATTGGTTGACTATCTTTTTATTTGGGGAGAGTTAAGGGCAGATATGGTATCTCCAGGTCTGGGAATTACGATAGATGAACAAAATATTATGAACGTTAATATATTGTCTAGTAATTCTTTAACTAGTTGGAAGTCATTGTATCGAACCATTAATTATTGCAATACGGTGATTGACTTTGCTCCAGATGTAAAGAAGGTAGACAATACATTTACCCAAGTAAGTTTAGATGCATATCTGGCGGAAGCATTGGCTTTGCGCAGCCTGATGTATTTTTATGTAGTGCGCACTTGGGGTGATGCTCCTTTGAAGTTAAAGTCAACTTCTACTGATCAGGAGATTCAAAACCTTGGCACAACAGACAAAGCTACCATATTAAACCAGATTATTGCAGATTTATTAAAGGCGGAAAGTTTGGCTGTCACAACTTATGGAAATAAACAATATGACACTGGAAGGATCACAAAATATACTATCGAAACCATGCTGGCAGATGTTTATTTATGGATGGAAAAATACAATGAGTGTATCGAGATGTGTAATAAAGTGATCGATTCGAAGAAGTTTAGTCTTGTCTCAGGTGCACAAATGTATCATAATGTATTTTATCAGGGTAATTCAACAGAAGGTATTTTTGAATTTCAATTTGATGCACAAAAGTTGAATCCTTTTTACGCAATGTTCTTACCTACAAATCGACGTTTGAATGCTGCACCAAATGTAATGGAAACCATCTATACACAAGATTTTGTAAATGATTTGAATGTAGACCGGAGAGGGCTTGATGCAGCAGTTCGTCCTAAAGACAACATGATTTACAAATACATGGGTGTTGATTACAATACGACTCGAACTTCAGATATATCCTATGCACATTGGTTTGCTTACAGATACCCGGATGTACTTTTGATGAAAGCCGAAGCTTGCTCTCAAGTAGGTCGAGGACAAGAGGCACTGGACTTGGTTAAAGTTGTTCGCGATAGGGCAGGTGCACTGGTTGCAACAGAAAGAAAGCCGGACATTACGGACAAAGACGGAATTGCAGATTATATTTTGGAAGAACGGGCCCGGGAGTTTTCATTTGAAGGCAAGCGCTGGTATGATATTCTGAGAAATGCGAAAAGAGGCAATTATAGGCGAATTGACGTGATTTTAAACATGGTTGCGGCGGCTGTTCCTAGTGATTTACAACAATCTGCTATTGTAAAGTATCAGGATAAGAACAGTCATTATCTCCCAATATTTGATGATGAAATCAATACTGACAAGACTTTGAAACAGAATCCATTTTACAAATAA
- a CDS encoding fasciclin domain-containing protein, whose translation MKTLNFKKGICATICALLMAIVLLFSCKREHMTLTTTSDVNITGYFENNPDRFSEFQKILEKSGTASFLGAYGKYTVFAPTNDAVKSYLQAIGKSSIDQISAAELKDLVRLHTIVDTVSTAFFKDGKLQQLTMFGQYLLTGAANIDGVTRYTINRQANVIQANIRTGNGIIHVLDKVLTPATKTLAQMIEGDTKYSIFLEALKATKFYDSLNVLPANNTRDTTRRFQTLIAETDNVFKSAGINSYAQLKAKYSKSGDPTNHADSLWLFVAYRISPQARYLADIVTASSHPTLAPQEIITSKLDGQNVLINDDVFNGVREPGYLIDRLASDNTATNGVLHSVTGNYAIKVRQATPIYWDLADQPELMKLSTFRKLGAPDVSIGIKTSLCAGIAFGTSSSGTDNLYRVAPLADPYANGDLLVLAFGSGRQPWMNFTTPMLVKGKYKVWVCYRRGDLPSLQASMDPGTSQEQILPNVAVWLDYLTASGVSLSDPNSDNLLESYGYKRYAADNPSSNSNFVGRLMGTVNIQTTDRHVLRLTSVGGKAGSVTIDMVQFIPVDMDQQYPRIRRDGTLQNRP comes from the coding sequence ATGAAAACACTAAATTTTAAAAAAGGTATTTGCGCAACTATTTGTGCATTGCTTATGGCTATAGTCTTGTTGTTTTCTTGCAAAAGGGAACATATGACGCTAACAACAACTAGTGATGTAAACATAACAGGTTATTTTGAAAACAACCCTGATCGATTTTCTGAATTTCAGAAAATACTGGAAAAAAGTGGTACAGCAAGTTTTTTGGGTGCTTACGGAAAATACACTGTTTTTGCACCTACTAATGATGCGGTTAAATCGTATCTCCAAGCTATAGGGAAATCTTCAATCGATCAGATTTCAGCTGCAGAGCTGAAAGATCTGGTCCGATTACATACGATTGTAGATACAGTTTCTACGGCATTCTTTAAAGATGGAAAATTGCAGCAATTGACAATGTTTGGACAGTACTTATTGACAGGGGCAGCCAACATAGATGGGGTTACCCGTTATACGATTAACAGGCAGGCGAATGTAATACAAGCAAATATTCGCACAGGAAATGGGATTATACACGTATTAGATAAAGTATTGACTCCGGCTACCAAGACATTAGCCCAAATGATAGAAGGAGATACTAAATATTCCATTTTTCTTGAAGCATTGAAAGCAACTAAGTTTTACGACTCTTTAAATGTATTGCCAGCAAATAATACCAGAGATACTACACGTCGTTTTCAAACACTGATTGCTGAAACTGATAATGTTTTTAAATCAGCAGGAATTAATTCTTATGCACAACTCAAGGCAAAGTATAGCAAATCAGGAGACCCTACTAATCATGCAGATAGTTTATGGTTATTTGTTGCTTATCGGATTTCTCCTCAGGCCCGCTATTTGGCAGATATTGTTACTGCATCGTCACACCCAACTTTGGCACCCCAAGAGATTATAACATCCAAGTTGGATGGTCAAAATGTTCTTATTAATGACGATGTGTTCAATGGTGTGCGCGAGCCAGGTTATCTAATAGATCGATTAGCAAGTGATAATACGGCGACAAATGGAGTCTTGCATTCTGTAACAGGGAACTATGCTATAAAAGTGCGTCAGGCGACTCCGATATATTGGGATCTTGCAGATCAACCTGAGCTGATGAAGCTGTCCACATTTAGAAAGCTTGGAGCTCCGGATGTATCTATTGGTATTAAAACTAGTCTGTGCGCTGGTATTGCATTTGGAACTTCAAGTTCGGGTACTGATAATTTGTACAGAGTAGCACCGCTAGCTGACCCTTATGCGAATGGAGATCTGTTAGTATTAGCATTTGGATCTGGTCGTCAACCCTGGATGAATTTTACCACACCGATGTTGGTTAAAGGCAAATATAAAGTTTGGGTGTGTTATAGAAGGGGGGACTTACCTAGTTTACAAGCTAGTATGGACCCAGGTACTTCACAGGAACAGATTTTGCCAAATGTAGCGGTTTGGTTGGATTACTTGACGGCTTCAGGTGTTTCGCTTAGCGATCCCAATTCCGATAATTTATTGGAATCCTATGGATATAAAAGATATGCAGCAGATAATCCTTCGTCAAATTCGAATTTTGTCGGGCGTTTGATGGGGACAGTCAATATCCAAACAACAGATAGACATGTACTTCGTTTAACCTCAGTTGGAGGAAAAGCTGGTTCTGTAACGATCGATATGGTTCAATTTATTCCGGTAGATATGGATCAACAGTATCCACGTATTCGGCGGGATGGAACACTTCAAAATAGACCTTAA
- a CDS encoding fasciclin domain-containing protein encodes MIMFISCKDNWAARTELINKDNSITLLDKVRQQPELSRFVDLLVKTGYDQVLESSKTFTVWAPTNDALQKVPAATLNDDVLAKLFVANHIVNQNYSVALLKLNGLSEERIQTLNGKYITFSQNGVDEAKLIKADLAVKNGVFHEIDAALEVHQNVYEYVSGLTTNGQKQNNFIKSLNYDLDGAGNKVYAVSGTRNDFSEQIARLSNERGQFTYILLTDDAFDQEYNKLNKYFKVTRTDSRYDSTTVYRTSWNVIKDLVANTIVPIEKLGTSLLSSTGVNIPIDKSAIVSSYRASNGIVYIMNKVNFNVLQDKIRPIVIKGESLTSYSQNDKSANIFTRIRSDENGLQFSDKFISGTGVASFWARGRINNLYSTKYQVYWRALNDQSWSTATPSAPVNFKQKLGFSSAIGSTLPYVDIIPYTTVAYNDPTDKIRPRAPFAEVYLGDITVNTWGNTFLYAIGDAVTTAGLNTISLDYVKLVPIN; translated from the coding sequence ATGATTATGTTCATCTCCTGTAAGGATAATTGGGCAGCAAGAACTGAATTGATTAATAAAGATAATTCGATAACCCTTCTAGATAAAGTTAGGCAGCAGCCTGAATTGAGTAGATTTGTTGATCTTCTTGTAAAAACAGGTTATGATCAGGTTTTGGAGTCTTCCAAGACATTTACCGTATGGGCTCCAACAAATGATGCGCTGCAAAAGGTTCCGGCAGCTACGTTAAATGACGATGTGCTTGCAAAATTATTTGTTGCGAATCATATTGTTAACCAGAATTACTCCGTGGCATTACTTAAATTAAATGGTTTATCCGAAGAACGAATTCAAACTTTAAATGGCAAGTATATCACTTTTAGTCAAAATGGAGTTGATGAAGCTAAATTGATTAAAGCTGATCTGGCAGTAAAGAATGGCGTATTTCATGAGATTGATGCAGCACTCGAAGTACATCAAAATGTGTATGAATATGTTAGTGGATTAACAACGAACGGGCAAAAGCAAAATAATTTTATCAAGTCCTTAAATTATGATTTAGATGGTGCTGGTAATAAAGTGTATGCTGTATCAGGGACAAGAAATGATTTTTCTGAGCAAATAGCCCGTCTAAGTAATGAACGAGGTCAGTTTACTTATATTTTGTTGACAGATGATGCGTTCGATCAGGAATACAATAAGTTGAATAAATATTTTAAGGTTACAAGGACCGATAGTCGGTATGATAGTACAACTGTTTACCGAACCTCCTGGAATGTGATTAAAGATTTGGTGGCAAATACGATTGTTCCAATTGAAAAGTTGGGCACGTCTTTGCTATCCTCCACAGGTGTGAATATACCTATAGATAAAAGTGCAATCGTTTCTTCTTATCGGGCAAGCAACGGTATCGTTTACATCATGAATAAGGTCAATTTTAATGTGCTTCAAGATAAAATTCGCCCTATTGTAATTAAAGGTGAAAGTTTGACTTCTTATTCTCAAAACGATAAAAGTGCCAATATTTTTACCAGAATACGATCAGACGAAAATGGCTTGCAGTTTTCTGATAAGTTTATATCTGGAACCGGCGTCGCTTCATTTTGGGCAAGGGGAAGAATTAATAATCTTTACTCAACCAAATATCAGGTTTATTGGCGTGCTTTAAATGACCAGTCCTGGTCTACTGCAACACCTTCTGCTCCAGTTAATTTTAAGCAGAAACTAGGGTTTTCATCCGCAATTGGTTCAACACTACCTTATGTGGATATAATACCTTATACGACTGTGGCATATAACGATCCTACTGATAAAATCAGGCCTCGGGCTCCATTTGCTGAGGTTTATCTTGGAGACATTACAGTTAATACTTGGGGGAACACTTTTCTATATGCCATCGGTGATGCAGTGACTACTGCTGGTTTAAATACGATCAGTCTTGATTATGTTAAACTGGTACCAATCAATTAA